One genomic region from Zalophus californianus isolate mZalCal1 chromosome 12, mZalCal1.pri.v2, whole genome shotgun sequence encodes:
- the LOC113912026 gene encoding LOW QUALITY PROTEIN: UPF0729 protein C18orf32 homolog (The sequence of the model RefSeq protein was modified relative to this genomic sequence to represent the inferred CDS: deleted 1 base in 1 codon) has translation MVCIPCIVIPILLWIYKKFLEPYIYPLISPFVSRMWPRKALRESHDKNKGKVDCKDADINGLPTKGPTEISDKKKD, from the exons ATGGTGTGCATTCCTTGCATCGTCATTCCGATTCTGCTCTGGATCTAC AAAAAATTCCTGGAGCCATACATAtatcctctgatttccccctttgTTAGTCGTATGTGGCCTAGAAAAGCTCTTCGAGAATCCCATGATAAAAACAAAGGCAAGGTAGACTGTAAGGACGCAGACATAAATGGATTACCAACAAAAGGACCAACAGAAATCTCTGataaaaagaaagactga